The nucleotide sequence TGCAATCACCTTATCATCTACGTAAACCAGTACAGCTCTTCTGTTCCAACTCCATTGTCCGCCGTAGATTTCCTTCATAATTTCCGTATCGGCGGCGGTCAAAGGTTCTACATCGGCATGGTTTGAACCGCCCAACCGGCGAACTCGAAAACTCTTGCCTGTATCGAGGTCTTTCAATGTGGCTACGTTGTGGGTATCAAATACCCAGGAAACGTATTCCCAATCCATAAGCTCCCCATAGCCTTCTTTTCGGTTCGCTTCGGGGTACGGAATCGTAACGGGTTGATCGCTGTTCTGCGGAATAAACAGGGGTTGGTTGACCATGAGCAAGTCTGTATGTAGGTGATTGGTAGCCGTAATTGCAGCTTCCGTGGTACCGAAGCGTTGGGCTAGCAGCCAAAGGTTGTCGCCGGCTTTGGTATGGTATAAAACTACTCCCTCCGGTATTATCCCCCACTGTCCGCCATAAGGGATAGGCGGTTTAGGTGGTTCTGCTGGCGCCGGAACCTGAGGTTCTTTAGTTTCGTTCGGTATCTCGATATCCTGAGGACTAACCGGAACCTGCGCCTTTTCAGGTACAAACAAAACCTGCCCCACCCATAGCAAATCAGATTTCATTTTGTTTACCAGCTTCAACATCTCAATGTTAGCGTTAAATTCTTTGGCAATTAAGTAGAGGGTATCCCCATTTTGTACGGTATATCGCGCCTGAGCGGGTACAGGAAGTTTAAGTGACTGACCCACATAGATGGTAGAACTCTTCAACCCATTGGCTGCCATTATTTCACTTATGCCAATGCCAAATCGCCGGCTAATCAGGTAAAGGCTATCGCCTGACCCAACCGTGTAAGCGGCTGATTTAGGCGCTTCCCGTACATAGCCCGTGGATTTGGGAATTTTTAAGACTTGACCCGGCACTATCTGGGTAGACGTAAGTTTATTGGCGCTCATAATTGCTTCCACAGGAGATTCAAACTTCCAGCCAATCAGCCATAGAAAATCACCAGGCTGAACCTTGTAATATACGTCAGCAGGTTCCGCTCCGGCAACAAAACTCGAGGTTGTGAATACAAGCACAAAAATGATACACAGAATAGTTGCAATAATGATTCTTCTACTACTTCTCATTACTTCCCTCCCATATATTACTTTAATTGTTAATTATGTTAACACCTCCTTGTATTGGCGGGGTATGGTTATACATTTAGACATGTTTCAACAACTTTCCTCGTGGGAATTTGGACCATTTACTTTGCAAAAGAAACAAGGACTGCCCAAAATTGGTTGGGCAGCCCCTGGGGAAAGGAAGAGTCTACTTGGCAAAAATGTGGTTGCCAATTTGTTTAATTTGTGGCCTGGTCCATATCCACCTGCTGGTGGATTTCGCAGGATTGAAATAATAGAGAGCACCCCCTGTGTTGTCCTTACCCTGAGCAGCTACATAAGCAGCACGGATAGCCTCCCTTGACGGTTGTAACCATATTTGACCGTCCTCAACAGCATCAAAGGCGCCCCTCTGAAATATTACACCGGGGACGGACTTGGGAAACTGGGGAGATTCTACCCTGTTTAGAATTACAGCTGCGACGGCAACCTGTCCTTCAAAAGGTTCTCCTCTGGCCTCGCCGTTTACAGCCCTGGCCAATAGCAGCAGATCTTTCTCCGAAAGTTTTACACCGAAACTATTCCTACCAACGTGCTGTTTTCTGCCATTGTCCTCGCCGGTACCGTTTAACCGGGCAAAGGTTTTTTCATCTACAGTACCCGTAACGGCCAGGTTGTTCTTTTTCTGAAACTCTTTGACCCGGTTTAAGGTGGTGAAGCCATAAATCCCATCCACAGCTCCAACCTGAAAACCTTGTTCGTTGAGTTTGTGCTGAACCCACCTTACGTCAGACCCCATTTTTCCGAAACTCAGAATTCTGTTTAATCCTTTCTGGCTGTCAAAACCTGGAACAACAGTGGCAAACATCATGGAAACAATGATACCCAAGATAAAGAGAACCTTTAGATATTTTTCCAAATAATTATTGTTTATTTTTTCTGACAAATTCTTACAACCTTTTTCTAATGAAAACATTTTCGCTTTTAAAACCATTTTAGCCTTTTTCCAAAATGGCAAAAACTCATTTTGTAAAAAGTTTTTGCAAACATTTTTCAAACCAATTAAGAATTCTCTGCTTGATCTGAATGTGAAAAAAAGCTTAAAATCCTTATCCGTCATACAGTCTCCTCTCCTTTCTCCTTCCGTGAAGGACAAATTCAAGGGGGCTCTAATACTTTTCCGATTATAACGGAATTAAGAACTTTAAGCAACTGCACAAAACTTTTTAAAACATATTAGGTACGCAAAATACCGCAACAAATAAAAAAAAACCGCAAAATGCAGTAAAAAACTTATAAAATCAACTAAATAAAGGCTATTGTATGATTGCGGTAATGTTTGTTTATTCTGCCAATGACCGCAAGGTCTTCAAGTTGCTTACCCAATCACCTTCTTTATCTACAGGAGTCTCCAGAATAAACGGCACCTCATGAAGTCTTTGGTCATGCAACAGCGTCCGAAAGCCTTCGGGGCCAATAAGGCCCTTGCCAATGTGGGCATGCCTGTCCTTTTTTGACCCAAGCGGGTAGGCGGAATCATTTGCATGAATAACTTTAAGCAAATGCAGACCAATAACGCTGTCAAAATCCTGTAAAGTTTTTTGCACAGCTTCCTCCGTAACCAGGTTATAACCGGCGCCAAAAGCATGGCAAGTATCAAAACAAACGGCCACTTTATCTGTTTTCAGTCTTTCCATGATCCACGCCAAATGCTCGAATCGGTAGCCTAACTCATGGCCTGCGCCGGCAGTATTCTCTAGCAAAATGGTCACCTGGCCGGCATAGTTGTTGATTATTTCTGCCAAACCATTTACCATCTGCCGCAAACCTATTTCCTCTCCGGTTCCCCGGTGAGAGCCGACGTGCAGTACCAAGTACTGCGCCTGCAGTTGATCGGCACGTTCCAGATCTTCCAGGATGAGCCGGACAGCATATTTGTGCATTTCTTCATCGGGGTTAGCCAGGTTTAAAATATAAGGCATATGTACTATTACAGGGAAAATCTTATTTTCCGTTACTAACCTATGAAACTCATTGAGCTCTTCCTCAGTAAAAGGGCGCGCCTTACCTCCTCTTGGGCTTCTTGAAAACATCTGAAAAGTATTACATCCGTATGAAACGGCCGATTTGACCGCTTCCGGCAGGCCCTGGCCAATTTTTACATGCATACCTATTCTCATAACTCTTCCTCCACTCGTTACAGACTCATCAAGCACTTATCAGGTTAAGCCTGTTTTAAACGGCGCCCCATCGGACTTCATTAAACGGCAAAAAACATAAACCGGAACCGGTTTATGTTTTTCTTTAACTTTCAGTCTGCTGTTGCGCTTTCAGGGCTTCTTTCCTGGACAGGTTTATTCTGCCCTGTTCATCAATCTTGGTTACTTTAACCATTATCTCATCACCAACGGATACAACATCTTCCACCTTGCCTACCCTTTGTTCGGCTAACTGAGATATATGAACGAGGCCTTCCTTGCCGGGCAGCACCTCTACAAAGGCGCCAAAATCCATAATCTTTACTACCCTTCCTAGGTACATTTTACCGACTTCCACATCGGCAGTAAGTTTGTCTATTATTTCCCGTGCCCTTCGGCCGGCTTCCTCGTCAACGGCGGCAATGAATACACGGCCGTCATCTTCAATGTCAATTTTTACACCCGTTTCATC is from Thermincola ferriacetica and encodes:
- a CDS encoding LysM peptidoglycan-binding domain-containing protein, yielding MRSSRRIIIATILCIIFVLVFTTSSFVAGAEPADVYYKVQPGDFLWLIGWKFESPVEAIMSANKLTSTQIVPGQVLKIPKSTGYVREAPKSAAYTVGSGDSLYLISRRFGIGISEIMAANGLKSSTIYVGQSLKLPVPAQARYTVQNGDTLYLIAKEFNANIEMLKLVNKMKSDLLWVGQVLFVPEKAQVPVSPQDIEIPNETKEPQVPAPAEPPKPPIPYGGQWGIIPEGVVLYHTKAGDNLWLLAQRFGTTEAAITATNHLHTDLLMVNQPLFIPQNSDQPVTIPYPEANRKEGYGELMDWEYVSWVFDTHNVATLKDLDTGKSFRVRRLGGSNHADVEPLTAADTEIMKEIYGGQWSWNRRAVLVYVDDKVIAGSMAGMPHSIQTIADNDFPGHFDLHFLNSRTHNSNTIDTKHQEMVQKAAGN
- the sleB gene encoding spore cortex-lytic enzyme; the protein is MSEKINNNYLEKYLKVLFILGIIVSMMFATVVPGFDSQKGLNRILSFGKMGSDVRWVQHKLNEQGFQVGAVDGIYGFTTLNRVKEFQKKNNLAVTGTVDEKTFARLNGTGEDNGRKQHVGRNSFGVKLSEKDLLLLARAVNGEARGEPFEGQVAVAAVILNRVESPQFPKSVPGVIFQRGAFDAVEDGQIWLQPSREAIRAAYVAAQGKDNTGGALYYFNPAKSTSRWIWTRPQIKQIGNHIFAK
- a CDS encoding deoxyribonuclease IV, whose product is MRIGMHVKIGQGLPEAVKSAVSYGCNTFQMFSRSPRGGKARPFTEEELNEFHRLVTENKIFPVIVHMPYILNLANPDEEMHKYAVRLILEDLERADQLQAQYLVLHVGSHRGTGEEIGLRQMVNGLAEIINNYAGQVTILLENTAGAGHELGYRFEHLAWIMERLKTDKVAVCFDTCHAFGAGYNLVTEEAVQKTLQDFDSVIGLHLLKVIHANDSAYPLGSKKDRHAHIGKGLIGPEGFRTLLHDQRLHEVPFILETPVDKEGDWVSNLKTLRSLAE